A region from the Acanthopagrus latus isolate v.2019 chromosome 8, fAcaLat1.1, whole genome shotgun sequence genome encodes:
- the LOC119024318 gene encoding AP-3 complex subunit beta-2 isoform X8 encodes MLDSNKDSLKLEAMKRIVAMIARGKNASDLFPAVVKNVACKNIEVKKLVYVYLVRYAEEQQDLALLSISTFQRGLKDPNQLIRASALRVLSSIRVTIIVPIMMLAIKEAASDMSPYVRKTAAHAIPKLYSLDPEQKDQLIEVIEKLLADKTTLVAGSVVMAFEEVCPERIDLIHKNYRKLCNLLIDVEEWGQVVIINMLTRYARTQFLNPNMNESLLEEGSGGDRTFYGSDEDEDEDEEEKEKKAEAPAMAKRKPYVMDPDHRLLLRNTKPLLQSRNAAVVMAVAQLYFHLAPKAEVGVIAKALVRLLRSHSEVQYVVLQNVATMTIKRRGMFEPYLKSFYIRSTDPTQIKVLKLEVLTNLANETNISTILREFQTYIKSMDKDFVAATIQAIGRCATNIGEVRDTCLNGLVQLLSNRDELVVAESVVVIKKLLQMQPEKHSDIIKHMAKLTDNIQVPMARASILWLIGEYCEHVPKIAPDVLRKMAKSFTNEEDIVKLQIINLAAKLYLTNSKQTKLLTQYVLNLAKYDQNYDIRDRARFIRQLIVPTEKSGALSKYAKKLFLALKPAPVLESPFKDRDHFQLGSLSHLLNAKAGGYQELPDWPEAAPDPSVRNVEVKDSIEEVIDTSEGRIGLLGDWREVFTLLERVTTLTSVPEWTKCSSREKRKEKKVEKPFYSDSEGESGPTESADSESDSASGSESGSGSEESASGSESEESEDGSESEEEEEEEEEEKEKKKKKKELKKPVQESESEQSSEEEERKHERKTKQRKSDSESESDEDEESESESSQSESEESESEAEVKKKKKSAESKPPSKPVKKESKKEKKEMSLLDLDDFEPAPSPQVTPVNTFLSNSLVTDLEGLSLSDTVLSPATIAPSSALKNYEMLHRITGEGLSVEYCFSRQPFSPDANMVAVQMQFTNNATSDTKNLHIEDVKLQSGMRVKEFSEIELLPAGETATAVMGIDFCDSTQAANFQLCTHTRKFFVSIQPPVGELMRPVFLTENEFKKEQGQLMGMNEITEKLTLDMKCRNEHTIVQRVTTAANLSRVPCGSDKECSPPVPPPDHPVYRFAGRTVSSSSLVLVTVATKEEGAAQLTVNCEKMVIGTMLVKDILLALTQ; translated from the exons ATGCTGGACAGCAACAAAGACTCTCTGAAGTTGGAGGCAATGAAGCGGATCGTGGCT atgATAGCCCGAGGTAAAAATGCATCAGATCTCTTCCCTGCTGTGGTGAAAAACGTGGCCTGTAAAAACATAGAG GTCAAGAAGCTGGTCTATGTCTACTTGGTGCGTTAcgctgaggagcagcaggatcTTGCTCTGCTCTCCATTTCCACGTTTCAGCGAGGGCTGAAG GATCCAAACCAGCTGATCAGAGCCAGCGCCCTGCGAGTTCTCTCTAGCATCCGAGTCACGATCATCGTCCCCATAATGATGTTGGCCATCAAAGAGGCTGCTTCGGATATGTCTCCTTATGTCAGGAAGACAGCTGCTCATGCAATCCCCAAACTTTACAG TTTGGATCCAGAACAGAAAGACCAACTGATTGAAGTCATAGAGAAACTCCTCGCTGACAAAACCACG TTGGTGGCAGGAAGCGTTGTCATGGCTTTTGAGGAGGTGTGTCCGGAGCGCATCGACCTGATCCACAAGAACTACAGGAAGTTGTGTAACCTCCTGATTGACGTGGAGGAGTGGGGACAGGTTGTCATAATCAACATGCTGACCCGCTATGCCAGGACCCAGTTCCTCAACCCAAACATGAAC GAGTCCCTGTTGGAGGAGGGGAGCGGAGGGGATAGGACTTTCTATGGCtcagatgaagatgaggacgaggatgaggaggagaaagaaaagaaggctGAGGCTCCTGCCATGGCCAAGAGGAAGCCGTATGTGATGGATCCAGACCACCggctgctgctgaggaacaCTAAGCCGCTCCTCCAGAGCCGCAACGCAGCT GTGGTGAtggctgtggctcagctgtATTTCCATCTTGCCCCTAAAGCGGAGGTCGGGGTGATTGCCAAGGCCTTGGTCCGTCTCCTCAGGAGCCACAG TGAAGTTCAGTATGTTGTTCTTCAGAACGTGGCAACAATGACGATCAAGAGAAGG GGGATGTTTGAACCCTACCTGAAGAGTTTCTACATCCGGTCTACAGACCCAACCCAGATCAAAGTCCTTAAG ctgGAGGTCCTCACCAATCTGGCCAATGAGACAAACATCTCCACCATTCTCAGAGAGTTTCAG ACATACATTAAAAGCATGGATAAAGACTTTGTGGCTGCCACAATCCAAGCCATCGGCCGTTGTGCCACCAACATTGGAGAGGTGAGGGACACATGTCTAAATGGCCTTGTGCAGCTGCTGTCCAACCGAGATG AGTTGGTTGTAGCCGAGTCTGTGGTGGTTATTAAGAAGCTGTTGCAGATGCAACCAGAGAAGCACAGCGACATCATAAAGCACATGGCTAAACTAACAGACAACATCCAG gtgCCAATGGCACGGGCCAGCATCTTGTGGCTGATTGGAGAATATTGTGAGCACGTTCCTAAGATCGCCCCGGATGTCCTGAGGAAGATGGCCAAGTCATTCACTAATGAGGAGGATATTGTGAAGCTACAAATTATCAATTTAGCCGCCAAGCTCTATCTCACCAACTCTAAACAG ACCAAACTATTGACACAGTATGTTCTCAACTTGGCCAAGTATGACCAGAACTATGACATCCGTGATCGGGCACGCTTCATTCGCCAGCTCATCGTGCCCACCGAGAAGAGTGGAGCACTCAGCAAGTATGCAAAGAAACTGTTCCTCGCCCTCAAACCTGCACCAGTCCTCGAGTCTCCATTTAAAG ATCGAGACCACTTTCAGTTGGGTTCATTGTCCCACCTGCTGAATGCAAAGGCCGGCGGCTACCAGGAATTGCCTGACTGGCCTGAAGCTGCCCCAGACCCCTCCGTGCGCAACGTGGAGGTGAAGGATTCT ATAGAAGAAGTCATAGACACCAGCGAGGGCCGGATCGGCCTGCTAGGAGACTGGCGAGAg GTTTTTACGCTGCTTGAAAGAGTCACAACATTAACGAGT GTGCCAGAATGGACCAAATGCAGCAGccgagagaagaggaaggagaagaaagtggAAAAGCCATTCTACTCTGACTCGGAGGGCGAGTCTGGCCCGACGGAGTCGGCTGACAGTG AGTCGGACTCTGCCAGCGGCTCAGAAAGTGGCAGCGGCAGCGAGGAGAGTGCGTCGGGATCAGAGAGTGAAGAGAGTGAGGATGGCTCtgagtcagaggaagaggaggaggaagaggaggaagaaaaggaaaagaagaagaaaaagaaggaattaAAGAAGCCGGTGCAAGAAAGTGAAAG TGAGCagagcagtgaagaagaagagaggaagcaTGAGAGGAAGACTAAACAACGTAAGAGTGACTCAGAGTCTGAATCggatgaggacgaggagagcGAGTCTgagagcagccaatcagagtctGAAGAGTCTGAGTCGGAGGCAGaggtcaaaaagaaaaaaaag TCAGCTGAATCTAAACCTCCTTCTAAGCCTGTCAAGAAGGAGagcaagaaagagaagaaagaaatgtctCTGCTCGACCTTGATGATT TCGaacctgctccttctcctcaaGTCACCCCTGTCAACACCTTCCTGTCAAATAGCCTTGTGACCGACCTGGAGGGATTGTCTCTGTCTGATACTGTTCTCTCTCCGGCA ACCATTGCTCCCTCCAGTGCACTAAAGAACTACGAGATGCTGCACCGGATCACGGGGGAGGGTCTGTCGGTGGAGTACTGCTTCAGCCGACAGCCATTCAGCCCTGATGCCAACATGGTGGCGGTGCAGATGCAGTTCACCAACAACGCCACCTCTGACACGAAGAACCTGCACATAGAGGATGTGAAACTGCAGTCTGGGATGAGGGTCAAAGAGTTTTCTGAGATTG agctgctgcctgcAGGCGAGACGGCCACAGCTGTGATGGGCATCGATTTCTGTGACTCAACACAAGCAGCAAACTTCCAGCTGTG CACTCACACCAGGAAATTCTTCGTGTCTATTCAGCCACCAGTTGGAGAGCTGATGAGGCCTGTCTTCCTGACAGAGAACGAGTTTAAAAAGGAGCAAG